In Pseudomonas fluorescens, a genomic segment contains:
- a CDS encoding DUF2334 domain-containing protein, whose protein sequence is MVERSVLLVLHDVAPHTWTDYRPFVEAVDALGAVPMTWLVVPDFHHRDALAAHTDFRRLLDTRVAKGDELTLHGYYHCDDQPPPRSPKEWFMRRVYTHEGEFYQLPQVQALQRITDGIEVFQRNGWPLQGFVAPAWLMSQGTRQALRQLPLSYTSDPQHLYRLPDFTALNAPGLVWSGRSAWRRGLSKVLSDRREQHWQTAPVIRLGLHPVDMRHEFSRRYWLDTLQRLLNAGRTPLTKAAWLAMQP, encoded by the coding sequence ATGGTTGAGCGCTCGGTTTTACTGGTGCTGCACGATGTCGCGCCGCACACCTGGACCGACTATCGCCCATTCGTCGAAGCTGTCGACGCCTTGGGCGCCGTGCCGATGACCTGGCTGGTGGTGCCGGACTTTCATCATCGTGACGCCCTGGCCGCCCACACTGATTTCCGACGGTTGCTCGACACCCGCGTCGCCAAGGGCGATGAACTGACGTTGCACGGCTACTACCATTGCGACGATCAACCGCCACCGCGCTCGCCAAAAGAGTGGTTCATGCGCCGGGTCTATACCCATGAAGGCGAGTTCTACCAACTGCCCCAGGTCCAGGCCTTGCAGCGTATTACCGATGGCATCGAGGTGTTCCAACGCAATGGCTGGCCGCTGCAGGGCTTCGTCGCCCCTGCCTGGCTGATGAGCCAGGGCACTCGCCAGGCACTACGCCAATTACCCCTGAGCTACACCAGCGACCCGCAGCACCTGTATCGCCTGCCCGACTTCACCGCGCTCAATGCGCCGGGGCTGGTGTGGAGCGGGCGCAGCGCCTGGCGCCGTGGCTTGTCCAAAGTCCTCAGCGACCGACGTGAGCAACACTGGCAAACAGCCCCGGTCATTCGCCTGGGGTTACACCCGGTGGACATGCGCCATGAGTTTTCCCGCCGTTATTGGCTGGACACCCTGCAACGCCTGTTGAACGCCGGACGCACCCCACTGACCAAGGCCGCGTGGCTGGCGATGCAGCCGTGA
- a CDS encoding lysylphosphatidylglycerol synthase transmembrane domain-containing protein — protein sequence MSRLIWLLLALLVALVIPVGLGGSETITRLRQFPLPLLLLMFAMIVLCWLINSLRIRLLLGMHRSRLGRLKCLGVVISTEFAMCATPGGSGGPLTLMALLARHGIRPAHGSAVFAMDQLSDLLFFLCALVGIALYALFHSLNPRLEWLLGLSAVSMTGGVVSCLLMVRFHRRLIRVIGLALKVLKVRATTRRRWARRLLHFLAAFSDTLKLPWHTLVAVFALTSLHWLLRYSVLYLALRGLGGDVQWAWSFLIQMLSLTAGQFSLLPGGAGAAELTSAALLAPMVGKSTAAAAILIWRAVTYYFYLLAGGPVFVLMVGKPLLKRLFQGKQVAPATAPITGQPLGSPYHPRHPAHPGHSDSDTPRPT from the coding sequence GTGAGCCGATTGATCTGGCTGTTGCTCGCCCTGCTGGTCGCGCTGGTGATTCCCGTGGGATTGGGGGGCAGCGAAACCATAACGCGCCTTCGGCAATTCCCCTTGCCGCTGCTGTTGCTGATGTTCGCCATGATTGTCCTGTGCTGGCTGATCAACAGCCTGCGCATCCGCTTATTGCTGGGCATGCACCGTAGCCGGTTGGGGCGACTTAAATGCCTTGGGGTGGTGATCTCGACTGAGTTCGCCATGTGCGCCACACCCGGTGGCAGCGGTGGACCGCTGACCTTGATGGCCTTGCTGGCACGCCACGGTATACGCCCGGCCCACGGCAGCGCGGTATTCGCCATGGACCAGTTGAGCGACTTGCTGTTTTTTCTTTGTGCACTGGTGGGGATCGCGTTGTACGCGCTGTTCCACAGCCTCAATCCACGCCTGGAATGGTTGCTGGGGCTCAGCGCCGTATCGATGACCGGGGGCGTTGTCAGTTGCCTGCTCATGGTGCGATTTCATCGGCGCCTGATTCGCGTGATAGGCCTGGCACTCAAGGTCCTAAAGGTTCGGGCCACGACACGGCGGCGCTGGGCACGCCGGCTGCTGCATTTTCTAGCGGCATTCAGTGACACGCTGAAACTGCCTTGGCACACACTGGTGGCAGTGTTCGCGCTGACCAGTCTGCATTGGCTATTGCGTTACAGCGTGCTGTACCTGGCGCTACGCGGGCTGGGCGGCGATGTGCAGTGGGCCTGGAGCTTCCTGATCCAGATGCTGTCTTTGACGGCGGGGCAATTCAGCCTGTTACCGGGCGGTGCCGGCGCGGCGGAACTGACGTCGGCGGCCTTGCTGGCGCCCATGGTGGGCAAATCCACCGCCGCGGCGGCGATTTTGATCTGGCGGGCGGTGACCTATTACTTCTATTTGTTGGCCGGTGGGCCGGTGTTTGTGCTGATGGTTGGCAAACCACTGCTCAAGCGTCTTTTTCAGGGTAAGCAGGTTGCTCCTGCAACTGCTCCCATAACTGGGCAGCCCCTGGGAAGTCCGTACCATCCTCGGCATCCAGCGCATCCGGGTCATAGCGACTCAGACACCCCTCGCCCAACGTAG
- the purU gene encoding formyltetrahydrofolate deformylase, with amino-acid sequence MRTFRLVIACPDRVGIVAKVSNFLASHNGWITEASHHSDNLSGWFFMRHEIRADTLPFGLEAFREAFAPIAEEFSMTWRITDTEQKKRVVLMASRESHCLADLLHRWHSDELDCEIACVISNHDDLRSMVEWHGIPYYHVPVNPQDKEPAFAEVSRLVKQHDADVVVLARYMQILPPDLCREYAGKVINIHHSFLPSFVGAKPYHQASLRGVKLIGATCHYVTEELDAGPIIEQDVVRVSHSDSIEDMVRFGRDVEKMVLARGLRYHLEDRVLVHGNKTVVF; translated from the coding sequence ATGCGCACTTTTCGGCTGGTGATAGCTTGCCCGGACCGGGTTGGCATCGTTGCCAAAGTCAGTAACTTTCTGGCTTCCCACAACGGCTGGATCACCGAGGCGAGCCATCACTCGGACAATCTCAGCGGTTGGTTCTTCATGCGTCACGAAATTCGTGCCGATACGCTGCCCTTTGGTCTTGAAGCTTTTCGTGAGGCCTTTGCGCCGATCGCCGAAGAGTTTTCGATGACCTGGCGCATCACCGACACCGAGCAGAAAAAACGCGTGGTGCTGATGGCCAGCCGCGAATCCCACTGCCTGGCTGACTTGCTGCACCGCTGGCACAGCGATGAACTGGACTGTGAGATTGCCTGTGTGATCTCCAACCATGACGACCTGCGCAGCATGGTCGAGTGGCATGGCATCCCGTACTACCACGTACCGGTCAACCCACAGGACAAGGAGCCCGCGTTCGCCGAGGTCTCCCGCCTGGTCAAGCAGCATGACGCTGATGTGGTGGTACTGGCGCGCTATATGCAGATCCTGCCACCGGACCTGTGCCGCGAATACGCCGGCAAGGTCATCAATATCCACCACAGCTTCCTGCCGTCGTTCGTCGGTGCCAAGCCTTATCACCAGGCTTCCCTGCGTGGTGTGAAGTTGATTGGCGCAACCTGCCACTACGTGACCGAGGAACTGGACGCCGGCCCGATCATTGAGCAGGACGTGGTGCGTGTCAGCCATAGCGACAGCATTGAAGACATGGTGCGTTTCGGCCGCGACGTCGAGAAGATGGTGCTGGCCCGTGGCCTGCGTTATCACTTGGAAGACCGCGTGCTGGTGCACGGCAACAAGACGGTCGTGTTCTGA
- the mvaT gene encoding histone-like nucleoid-structuring protein MvaT has protein sequence MSLINEYRATEEAIKELQARLKNLSQDDKLQTELEFEGKLRTLMGEYSKSLRDIIALLDPESKVKAPRGAVKTTGTKRARKVKQYKNPHNGEVIETKGGNHKTLKEWKAKWGADVVEGWATLLG, from the coding sequence ATGTCTCTGATCAACGAATACCGTGCCACTGAAGAAGCTATCAAAGAACTGCAAGCCCGTTTGAAGAACCTGTCCCAAGACGACAAGCTGCAAACCGAGCTGGAATTCGAAGGCAAACTGCGCACCCTGATGGGCGAATACTCCAAATCCCTGCGTGACATCATTGCGCTGCTGGATCCAGAATCGAAAGTTAAAGCACCACGTGGCGCCGTAAAAACTACCGGCACCAAGCGTGCTCGTAAGGTCAAGCAATACAAAAACCCACACAACGGCGAAGTGATTGAAACCAAAGGCGGCAACCACAAGACGCTGAAAGAGTGGAAAGCCAAGTGGGGCGCTGACGTGGTTGAAGGTTGGGCTACCCTGCTGGGCTAA